The Desmonostoc muscorum LEGE 12446 genome includes a region encoding these proteins:
- a CDS encoding AGE family epimerase/isomerase — MEYNFQTLAELYKNALLNDVLPFWEKYSLDWQQGGYFTCLDRQGKVYDTDKFIWLQNRQVWTFSMLYNQLEKRENWLKVASNGANFLAQHGRDSDGNWYFALTRAGKPLVEPYNIFSDCFAAMAFSQYALASGEDWATNVAMQAYNNVLRRKDNPKGKYNKTYPGTRPMKSLAVPMILANLTLEMEWLLPKETLENVLAETVREVMTDFLDPERGLMYENVAPDASHIDCFEGRLINPGHGIEAMWFIMDIARRKKDTKTINQAVDVVLNILNFAWDREYGGLYYFMDAAGHPPQQLEWDQKLWWVHLESLVALAMGYRLTGREVCWEWYQKMHDYAWSHFADSEFGEWFGYLNRRGEVLLNLKGGKWKGCFHVPRALYLCWQEFEALRCLGR, encoded by the coding sequence ATGGAGTATAATTTTCAAACATTGGCTGAACTTTACAAAAACGCACTCTTAAACGATGTCCTCCCATTTTGGGAAAAATATTCCCTTGATTGGCAGCAAGGCGGCTATTTCACCTGTCTCGATCGCCAGGGCAAAGTATATGATACAGACAAATTTATCTGGCTGCAAAATCGCCAAGTGTGGACTTTTTCCATGCTTTACAACCAGTTAGAAAAACGTGAAAATTGGTTGAAAGTTGCCAGTAATGGCGCTAACTTTCTCGCCCAACACGGCAGAGATAGTGATGGTAACTGGTACTTTGCCCTGACTCGTGCAGGAAAACCACTGGTTGAGCCTTACAATATATTTTCTGATTGCTTTGCGGCAATGGCATTCAGCCAATATGCACTCGCATCCGGCGAAGACTGGGCGACAAATGTGGCGATGCAAGCTTACAACAACGTTTTACGCCGCAAGGATAACCCCAAGGGCAAATATAATAAGACCTATCCCGGCACACGCCCGATGAAATCCTTGGCTGTACCGATGATTTTAGCCAACCTGACTCTAGAAATGGAATGGTTGTTGCCCAAGGAAACCCTAGAAAATGTCCTAGCTGAGACTGTCCGCGAAGTCATGACCGATTTTCTCGACCCAGAACGGGGACTAATGTACGAAAACGTTGCCCCTGACGCTTCCCACATCGATTGTTTTGAGGGGCGGTTGATTAATCCAGGTCACGGTATTGAAGCGATGTGGTTTATCATGGACATCGCCCGCCGGAAAAAGGATACCAAAACTATCAACCAAGCTGTTGATGTGGTCCTAAATATCCTGAACTTTGCTTGGGATAGGGAGTATGGCGGCTTGTATTACTTTATGGATGCAGCCGGTCATCCTCCACAGCAACTCGAATGGGATCAAAAGCTGTGGTGGGTTCACCTAGAATCTTTGGTTGCATTAGCGATGGGTTATCGCTTGACGGGGCGTGAGGTGTGTTGGGAATGGTATCAAAAGATGCACGATTACGCCTGGTCACACTTTGCTGATTCCGAGTTTGGTGAGTGGTTTGGCTATCTAAATCGGCGGGGAGAAGTATTGTTGAACCTCAAAGGCGGTAAATGGAAAGGGTGTTTTCACGTACCGCGTGCATTGTACCTTTGTTGGCAGGAGTTTGAGGCGTTGCGATGCCTGGGGCGGTAA
- a CDS encoding ATP-binding protein yields MAKLKISKKISTALINSLGAGVVPRIGVEHIAVGREKELKSLLQNLDDIAEGVAAFRFIIGNYGSGKSFLLQLIRNRAMEQGFVVADADLSPERRLAGSNNEGLATYRELMSHLATKTRPDGGALVSILEGWINKIQQEVVKETEMRPNDDGFDDAVESKIREVVQYIEDLVHGFDFGSVIIAYWRGYRLDDDKLKNAAMRWLRGEFTTKIEAKAALGVRVIIDDDSWYDYIKLFAKFVAEIGYKGLLILVDEAVHLYQISTTVTREKNYNRLLAMFNDTMQCKAEHLGIVVGGTTKFLEDSNRGLFADQAWRRRTKESRFVTQANVQEHLGPVMRLNPLSEAEILTLLQRLAEIHAVNFGYQQTLTNRELKDFVQEIVNRLGAEALLTPGEIVRDFMSVLNILFQNPGISFGELIHDSKFKPTAVGKDADVDEDNAAEFSL; encoded by the coding sequence ATGGCAAAGCTCAAAATCTCGAAAAAAATATCCACTGCTTTGATTAATTCCCTTGGTGCAGGGGTAGTACCAAGAATAGGAGTTGAACATATAGCAGTAGGTCGAGAAAAAGAACTCAAAAGCCTATTACAAAATCTCGATGATATTGCAGAAGGTGTAGCAGCATTTCGGTTTATAATTGGTAATTACGGTTCAGGGAAAAGCTTTTTACTGCAACTAATTCGTAATCGAGCGATGGAGCAAGGTTTTGTCGTAGCTGATGCGGATTTATCCCCTGAACGCCGATTAGCAGGAAGTAATAATGAAGGTTTAGCAACCTATCGAGAATTAATGAGCCATCTAGCTACAAAAACTCGTCCTGATGGTGGCGCTTTAGTCTCGATTTTGGAAGGATGGATTAATAAAATTCAACAAGAAGTGGTTAAAGAAACTGAAATGCGTCCCAATGACGATGGTTTTGATGACGCAGTTGAATCCAAAATTAGGGAAGTAGTTCAGTATATTGAAGATTTGGTTCACGGTTTTGATTTTGGTAGTGTTATTATCGCTTATTGGCGTGGCTACCGATTGGATGACGATAAGTTAAAAAATGCCGCAATGCGCTGGTTGCGTGGAGAATTTACTACTAAAATTGAGGCGAAAGCAGCTTTAGGAGTCCGCGTCATTATTGATGATGATAGTTGGTATGACTACATCAAATTGTTTGCTAAATTTGTAGCTGAAATTGGCTATAAAGGACTATTAATTTTAGTTGATGAAGCTGTACATTTATATCAAATATCTACTACAGTCACGCGGGAAAAGAACTATAATAGGCTCCTCGCAATGTTTAACGACACCATGCAATGTAAAGCAGAACATCTTGGCATTGTTGTTGGTGGAACAACCAAATTTTTAGAAGATTCAAATAGAGGACTTTTTGCAGACCAAGCTTGGCGAAGACGCACAAAAGAAAGCCGCTTTGTTACACAAGCTAATGTTCAGGAACATTTAGGGCCAGTGATGCGGCTAAACCCATTAAGTGAAGCAGAAATTTTGACGCTTTTGCAACGTTTAGCTGAAATTCATGCAGTCAATTTTGGCTATCAACAGACTTTAACAAATCGTGAGTTGAAAGATTTTGTCCAAGAAATTGTTAATCGCTTGGGTGCAGAAGCATTACTAACACCAGGGGAAATTGTGCGGGATTTTATGAGTGTGCTGAATATTCTTTTCCAAAATCCAGGAATTTCATTTGGTGAATTGATTCATGACTCTAAATTTAAACCTACTGCTGTGGGGAAAGATGCAGATGTCGATGAGGATAATGCAGCCGAATTTAGTTTGTGA